The following proteins come from a genomic window of Cervus canadensis isolate Bull #8, Minnesota chromosome 3, ASM1932006v1, whole genome shotgun sequence:
- the ZNF800 gene encoding zinc finger protein 800 isoform X2, translated as MPLRDKYCQTDHHHHGCCEPVYILEPGDAPLLQQPLQTSKSGIQQIIECFRSGTKQLKHILLKDVDTIFECKLCRSLFRGLPNLITHKKFYCPPSLQMDDNLPDVNDKQSQAINDLLEAIYPSVDKREYIIKLEPIETNQNAVFQYISRTDNPTEVTESSSTPEQPEVQIQETSTEQSKTVPVTDTEVETVEPPPVEIVADDVAPPSDEQPQESQADLETSDNSDFGHQLICCLCRKDFNSRRGVRRHIRKVHKKKMEELKKYIETRKNPNQSSKGRSKNVLVPLSRSCPVCCKSFATKANVRRHFDEVHRGLRRDSITPDIATKPGQPLFLDSVSPKKSFKTRKQKSSSKAEYNLTACKCLLCKRKYSSQIMLKRHMQIVHKITLSGTNSKREKGPNNTASSSEIKVKVEPADSVESSPPSITHSPQNELKGTNHSNEKKNTPAAQKNKVKQDSESPKSTSLSAAGGQQKTRKPKLSAGFDFKQLYCKLCKRQFTSKQNLTKHIELHTDGNNIYVKFYKCPLCTYETRRKRDVIRHITVVHKKSSRYLGKITASLEIRAIKKPIDFVLNKVTKRGPSRDEAKHSDSKHDGTSNSPSKKYEVADVGIEVKVTKNFSLHRCNKCGKAFAKKTYLEHHKKTHKANASNSPEGNKTKGRSTRSKALV; from the exons ATGCCTTTAAGGGACAAATATTGTCAGACTGACCACCATCATCACGGATGCTGTGAACCAG TTTATATCCTGGAACCTGGAGATGCTCCTTTGTTACAGCAACCACTACAGACATCCAAATCTGGTATTCAGCAAATAATTGAATGCTTTCGATCAG gaACTAAACAACTTAagcatattttattaaaagatgTGGACACTATTTTTGAATGTAAATTATGTCGCAGTCTCTTCAGAGGATTGCCAAATTTAATTACCCATAAAAAATTCTACTGCCCACCAAGTCTGCAGATGGATGACA ACCTTCCTGATGTAAATGATAAACAAAGCCAAGCCATAAACGACCTCCTAGAAGCCATATATCCAAGTGTGGACAAGCGAGAATACATTATTAAGCTAGAACCTATAGAAACTAATCAAAATGCAGTGTTTCAATATATTTCAAGGACTGATAATCCCACTGAAGTCACAGAGTCAAGCAGTACTCCTGAACAGCCTGAAGTTCAAATACAGGAAACTAGCACTGAACAGTCTAAAACAGTTCCAGTTACAGACACAGAGGTGGAAACTGTAGAGCCCCCTCCTGTTGAAATTGTTGCAGATGATGTTGCACCTCCATCTGATGAACAACCGCAGGAATCACAGGCTGACTTGGAAACTTCTGACAATTCTGATTTTGGTCACCAGTTGATATGTTGTCTTTGTAGAAAAGATTTCAATTCCAGACGAGGTGTTCGTCGTCACATTCGAAAAGTACACAAGAAAAAGATGGAAGAACTAAAAAAGTACATTGAAACACGAAAGAATCCAAACCAGTCCTCTAAAGGACGCAGTAAGAATGTTCTAGTTCCATTAAGTAGGAGTTGTCCAGTATGTTGTAAATCATTTGCTACAAAAGCGAATGTAAGGAGGCATTTTGATGAAGTTCATAGAGGACTAAGGAGGGATTCAATTACTCCTGATATAGCAACAAAGCCTGGGCAACCTTTGTTCCTGGATTCTGTTTCTcctaaaaaatcttttaagactCGAAAACAAAAGTCGTCTTCAAAGGCTGAATACAATTTAACTGCATGCAAATGCCTTCTTTGCAAGAGGAAATATAGTTCACAAATAATGCTTAAAAGACATATGCAAATTGTCCACAAGATAACTCTTTCTGGAACAAACTCTAAAAGAGAGAAAGGCCCCAATAATACTGCCAGCAGttcagaaataaaagttaaagttGAACCAGCAGATTCTGTAGAATCTTCACCCCCTTCCATTACCCATTCTCCACAGAATGAATTAAAGGGAACAAatcattcaaatgaaaaaaagaacacaccggcagcacagaaaaataaagttaaacaaGACTCTGAAAGCCCTAAATCAACTAGTCTGTCTGCTGCAGGTGGCCAGCAAAAAACCAGGAAACCAAAACTTTCAGCTGGCTTTGATTTTAAGCAACTTTACTGTAAACTTTGTAAACGTCAGTTTACTTCGAAACAGAACTTGACTAAACACATTGAATTGCACACAGATGGGAATAACATTTATGTTAAATTCTACAAGTGTCCTCTTTGCACTTATGAAACCCGTCGGAAGCGTGATGTGATACGACATATAACTGTGGTTCATAAAAAGTCATCCCGTTATCTTGGGAAAATAACAGCCAGTTTAGAGATCAGAGCTATAAAAAAGCCCATTGATTTTGTTCTAAATAAAGTGACAAAAAGAGGCCCTTCGAGAGACGAAGcaaaacatagtgattcaaaacaTGATGGCACTTCTAACTCTCCTAGTAAAAAGTATGAAGTAGCTGATGTTGGTATTGAAGTAAAAGTCACAAAAAACTTTTCTCTTCACAGATGCAATAAATGTGGAAAGGCATTTGCCAAAAAGACTTATCTTGAACATCATAAGAAAACTCATAAGGCAAATGCTTCCAATTCAcctgaaggaaacaaaaccaaaggCCGAAGTACAAGATCTAAGGCTCTTGTCTG A
- the ZNF800 gene encoding zinc finger protein 800 isoform X1, with translation MPLRDKYCQTDHHHHGCCEPVYILEPGDAPLLQQPLQTSKSGIQQIIECFRSGTKQLKHILLKDVDTIFECKLCRSLFRGLPNLITHKKFYCPPSLQMDDNLPDVNDKQSQAINDLLEAIYPSVDKREYIIKLEPIETNQNAVFQYISRTDNPTEVTESSSTPEQPEVQIQETSTEQSKTVPVTDTEVETVEPPPVEIVADDVAPPSDEQPQESQADLETSDNSDFGHQLICCLCRKDFNSRRGVRRHIRKVHKKKMEELKKYIETRKNPNQSSKGRSKNVLVPLSRSCPVCCKSFATKANVRRHFDEVHRGLRRDSITPDIATKPGQPLFLDSVSPKKSFKTRKQKSSSKAEYNLTACKCLLCKRKYSSQIMLKRHMQIVHKITLSGTNSKREKGPNNTASSSEIKVKVEPADSVESSPPSITHSPQNELKGTNHSNEKKNTPAAQKNKVKQDSESPKSTSLSAAGGQQKTRKPKLSAGFDFKQLYCKLCKRQFTSKQNLTKHIELHTDGNNIYVKFYKCPLCTYETRRKRDVIRHITVVHKKSSRYLGKITASLEIRAIKKPIDFVLNKVTKRGPSRDEAKHSDSKHDGTSNSPSKKYEVADVGIEVKVTKNFSLHRCNKCGKAFAKKTYLEHHKKTHKANASNSPEGNKTKGRSTRSKALVCLGKPSPRSAAALRPAVPGSRCPPAGAVTTRQAAASCRAKLRGGAARERQHAARGLGKPAAP, from the exons ATGCCTTTAAGGGACAAATATTGTCAGACTGACCACCATCATCACGGATGCTGTGAACCAG TTTATATCCTGGAACCTGGAGATGCTCCTTTGTTACAGCAACCACTACAGACATCCAAATCTGGTATTCAGCAAATAATTGAATGCTTTCGATCAG gaACTAAACAACTTAagcatattttattaaaagatgTGGACACTATTTTTGAATGTAAATTATGTCGCAGTCTCTTCAGAGGATTGCCAAATTTAATTACCCATAAAAAATTCTACTGCCCACCAAGTCTGCAGATGGATGACA ACCTTCCTGATGTAAATGATAAACAAAGCCAAGCCATAAACGACCTCCTAGAAGCCATATATCCAAGTGTGGACAAGCGAGAATACATTATTAAGCTAGAACCTATAGAAACTAATCAAAATGCAGTGTTTCAATATATTTCAAGGACTGATAATCCCACTGAAGTCACAGAGTCAAGCAGTACTCCTGAACAGCCTGAAGTTCAAATACAGGAAACTAGCACTGAACAGTCTAAAACAGTTCCAGTTACAGACACAGAGGTGGAAACTGTAGAGCCCCCTCCTGTTGAAATTGTTGCAGATGATGTTGCACCTCCATCTGATGAACAACCGCAGGAATCACAGGCTGACTTGGAAACTTCTGACAATTCTGATTTTGGTCACCAGTTGATATGTTGTCTTTGTAGAAAAGATTTCAATTCCAGACGAGGTGTTCGTCGTCACATTCGAAAAGTACACAAGAAAAAGATGGAAGAACTAAAAAAGTACATTGAAACACGAAAGAATCCAAACCAGTCCTCTAAAGGACGCAGTAAGAATGTTCTAGTTCCATTAAGTAGGAGTTGTCCAGTATGTTGTAAATCATTTGCTACAAAAGCGAATGTAAGGAGGCATTTTGATGAAGTTCATAGAGGACTAAGGAGGGATTCAATTACTCCTGATATAGCAACAAAGCCTGGGCAACCTTTGTTCCTGGATTCTGTTTCTcctaaaaaatcttttaagactCGAAAACAAAAGTCGTCTTCAAAGGCTGAATACAATTTAACTGCATGCAAATGCCTTCTTTGCAAGAGGAAATATAGTTCACAAATAATGCTTAAAAGACATATGCAAATTGTCCACAAGATAACTCTTTCTGGAACAAACTCTAAAAGAGAGAAAGGCCCCAATAATACTGCCAGCAGttcagaaataaaagttaaagttGAACCAGCAGATTCTGTAGAATCTTCACCCCCTTCCATTACCCATTCTCCACAGAATGAATTAAAGGGAACAAatcattcaaatgaaaaaaagaacacaccggcagcacagaaaaataaagttaaacaaGACTCTGAAAGCCCTAAATCAACTAGTCTGTCTGCTGCAGGTGGCCAGCAAAAAACCAGGAAACCAAAACTTTCAGCTGGCTTTGATTTTAAGCAACTTTACTGTAAACTTTGTAAACGTCAGTTTACTTCGAAACAGAACTTGACTAAACACATTGAATTGCACACAGATGGGAATAACATTTATGTTAAATTCTACAAGTGTCCTCTTTGCACTTATGAAACCCGTCGGAAGCGTGATGTGATACGACATATAACTGTGGTTCATAAAAAGTCATCCCGTTATCTTGGGAAAATAACAGCCAGTTTAGAGATCAGAGCTATAAAAAAGCCCATTGATTTTGTTCTAAATAAAGTGACAAAAAGAGGCCCTTCGAGAGACGAAGcaaaacatagtgattcaaaacaTGATGGCACTTCTAACTCTCCTAGTAAAAAGTATGAAGTAGCTGATGTTGGTATTGAAGTAAAAGTCACAAAAAACTTTTCTCTTCACAGATGCAATAAATGTGGAAAGGCATTTGCCAAAAAGACTTATCTTGAACATCATAAGAAAACTCATAAGGCAAATGCTTCCAATTCAcctgaaggaaacaaaaccaaaggCCGAAGTACAAGATCTAAGGCTCTTGTCTG